The window ATGCAGTGGTGGTGTGGGAGGAGGGGAGTCGTGAGGCTCCCCCCTATCCCGATTAGCCAACGAATGGATGGTTTCGACAAATGGACAGGAAGTACTATGAAGAACACCGGAGCATTTGAGGTCTTCGCCGCCTGTGCCAATGCAATTAACCAAGGGGTTCTCATCGACCGGGTGAGCAGGACTGACAAGGAATTTCATTTTCAGAACTGGTTTGAAGACCGTCTTCGCAGCGCCGGGGTACTATTCGATAGAAGCGGTAGGAATTCCTACCCGGACTTCACTCTCGTGGAATTCACGGAAGGTTACGAGACCAAGGGCCTCGCCTGGCCTGGGAGAGAGTCCACCTACGACTGCAATAGTCAGGTTCCCACGGGATACCACAATGGGCGGGACATTTTCTACGTGTTTGGGCGTTACCCAAAAGTTGAAAGCGCTGGAGATGAATATCCAGTAATCGACCTGGTCATCTGCCATGGCGACTTCCTGAATGCTGATCACGAGTACACTCACAAGAACAGGAGTATCAAGGGTTTTGGCAGTTATGGCGATATCATGATCCGGGACAGAAAGATGTACGTCGCACCGACCCCTTTCGCAGTCGCGCAGGGTCTGACGGGTACACGGACGCTACTGGTACCTGTATCATGGGAAGCACCCCGAGGATTCAAGAGTGTCGGGGATGTTATCCGTGTTGAAGCTACACAGTTGGTGGTGGGTTACGAGTTTGACCTGAAAAGAAACGAAATTGCCGCGAGAACCATTGCTAATCCTTCTGCCAGGAGAGAACACCACTTCGTTGCTTACCGACTTGCATCTGATTCGGACAAACTCGTCGCGTTGATTACCGACTTTTAGCCGGAGGTTTCGGAGGGTGAAGACCAGTGACAAACCTTTCATCTTTTAGTTCTACTGCAATGTCAAAAACACGGAGTTAGTCGGATGTCAAGGCTTATAGAGAAAGACTTTCCATTCGAGCGGCTTTCGGTTGTCGCGGAACACGAGTCTTGGCGTAAGGAGGTGTATCGGCCGGTCTATTACATCCACAAGTGGTGGGCGCGAAGGCTCGGATCAGTATTCCGCGGGATACTGTTGGGTTCATGCCTTCAGGAAGGCCAGGACTTCTGGGATCGTTTCTACGGCGTCAATAGCTTCGACACGATCACCGTTTTTGATCCCTTTATGGGAAGTGGAGTCACCGTTGGAGAGGCAGTCAAGCTCGGATGCAGGGCTATCGGTCGAGACATCAACCCGGTCGCATATATCGCGTGTCGTGCAGCGTTCTCCCGGTATTCACAAGCTGACGTATTGCGTACCTACCGGAGTATGGAAGAGACGCTCTCGCCCAAGCTATTAAGCTACTTTGAGACAAAGGCTGCCTCTGGAGAAGAAGCCGTTGTTCTCTACTACTTCCTTGTCAAGGTCGTATCCTGCCCGCAGTGCAATGAGACGATTGACCTTTTCAGGACACGGATTTTCTCGGAGAACGCCGTCCACGAAAAAGACCCTTCCGCGCGATCTGTGTGTCCCGCTTGCGGTGGCATAGCATCCACCTATTACGACGCAGAGCGTGTCCTGTGTCCCCATTGCTCTCAACAATACAATCCGCAAGAAGGAACAATCAGCGGCCCGATTGTCCATTGTGGTTCGTGCCAAGCTTCGTTCCGATTAGTGGAAAGGATGAAGGCCCTTCGGGCTCCTCTCGGTTTCCGTCGATATGCGAAGATGATTCTTACCAGGGACGGGCAGAAACATTACGAAGCGCCAAACAAATTCGACCGCGAACTTGAGCGTCGCGTGGAAAAGGAGTATAGAAGTATCGTCGGCACGTTCCCTAAGGTGGCGATAGAACCCGGCTACAACACGAACCAAATGCTGAAGCATAACTACCGGTTTTGGGACCAATTGTTCTCAGATCGGCAGTTGGTTTGTATTTCACACATGATAAGGGATATCCGAGCTATTGAAAACCCAGATTTGAGGGTGCTGTTCGCTTGCCTCTTTTCAGGTGTCCTCGAATTCAACAATCTATTCACGTCGTTCAAGGGGGAGGGGACTGGTGCTGTACGTCACATGTTCGCACACCACGTACTGAAACCGGAGATGATGCCATTGGAGGCCAACATTTGGGGTACAAGCAAGTCCTCCGGTGCGTTCTCCGGCCTTTTCCGCTCCAGAGTCGAGAGAGCACTCGCATACAAGGCTAACCCTACCGAACTGCAACTAAAATCATCAAAAGCAACGACGATAGGAGGAATAAATCATCCCCTGGAGGTCCATGTTACGCAGAGTTTCGCGGATTTCGTCGCTCAAGCGGGGAGTGTCTACCTGAGCTATGGGGATTCCGGTTGTGTTGACATCCCTGACAAAAGTGTGGACTTGGTCGTCACTGATCCCCCGTTCTTTGACAACGTGCATTATTCACAACTTGCAGACTTCTTTTATTATTGGTTGAATCAGATGCTGGATCTCTCGCCTGCGAACACAACACGATCTAACAGCGAGGTACAAGATACGAGCCCTGAGCGCTTCACAGTGAAGCTTACATCAGTTTTCGCTGAATGCGCCCGTGTCCTCCGCGACAACGGACTTTTTGTGTTTACGTATCATCATTCGCGACACGAAGGCTGGACCGCTGTGCATCAGGCCATCAGACACTCCGGCTTCTTCTGCCTACAGGCGTACCCCATAAAGGCGGAGATGTCAGTTGCGATGCCTCTGCAGCAATCGAAATCGCCGATTCATCTTGACCTCATACTCGTATGCAAGCGTGACGGATTGATTGCCACCGATGGATCGAGCAACGGCACGATTCATTCTGCCTTGGCAGCCGCTGAGACCCAGATATTAGCCCTCACACGAGCAGGAATTAAAGTGTCTCTTGGAGACGCCAAAGTAATCCTAATGGGTCGGTTATTGTGTGAGGTACACAAATTGAGGAATCTGGATTTAGAGGCGAGATTCCTTGCGGAGATTGAGCAAGATATTGATAGCTATGTGTGTCAGGTGATCCAGGCTAAGGGCGAGGTGCTATACGAGGAACCTGGGCCGAAGCAGCTGATGCTGTTCGAGGAGATGGGAGAATATTTGGCTAACAAGGGGCGGACGGCTCACCGCCGCTGAGCCTTATCGTGTGTGCCGGGCATGGCACAGAACTAACAGGGTGAGAGTCCCTGTGCCAGGTATTCGCGGAGCCGAAGGATAGAGCCTGTCCTGAGCCTAAGCGAAGGAAAAAGGGCAAGGGCGTCATCGCGAGGTGGGGTCTGGAGGAAACCCAATCCAAAACAATTGTTACCCCTGCTACAGCCCCATCCATAGGGCAAGATGATAGGCAACGATCCCTCCCAGGAAAGAGATGGCGAGCATCAGCCCGAAAGCGGCAGTCAACCATTTCCAGCTTCCCATTTCCTGTTTCATGACGGTCATGGTTGCTGCGCAGGGGATAATGAGCATCATCACAACCAGGAAGGAAAGTGCCGAGGCGGGACTCATCACTCTGGGCAGCACATGGATCAGTCCCTCTTCACCTACACCGTAGAGAACACCAAGGGTGGCAATGGCGTTTTCTTTTGCCACCATGCTTGTAAGTAAGGCGGTTATCATCTTCCAATCAAGCCCCAGCGGTTTACCAACAGGCTCCAGAAAGCGTCCCATCCATGAAAGTACGCTGTTTTCCACATTTCCATACGGCAGCCAGGACAATAACCATATCAAGATGGAAACGGTGAAGATTACAGTTCCTGCCCTTTTTACAAAGGCAATAGTCCTCATCCAGATGACGGTTCCGATCGTCCTTGGATTAGGTTTGTGATAGAGGGGAAGTTCCATGATGAAGGGCATCGGTTCATCCCGCAGGAAGAAAGTATGTGCCAGCATACCTGTCGCACCCAGGACAAGGATGTTCATAGTCAGCAATGACCAGGAAATAAGGGCTGCACTGTCTGCAAATATCGCTGCGGCAACAAAAGTAAGGACGGCAAGCCGGGCTGTGCAGGGGATAAAAGGGGAGAGGAATATGGTCAGCAACCTGGCCTTTTTTGATTCCACGACCCTCGACCCGAGGACGGCGGGCACATTGCATCCGAAACCGAGGCACAGGGGGATAAAACTCTTTCCGTGAAGTCCTATGAGGTGCATGAATCTGTCCATTACGAATGCCGCTCTTGCCATATAGCCGACATCCTCCAGAATAGCCATGACGGCAAAGAATATCAAGAGGATGGGGAGAAAAGTCAAAACGGATCCCACGCCACCGATCATGCCGTCTATAATTAGTCCCCTCATCCAGACAGGGACCGGGGCGAGGGCTGGTTCCAGCCATCTGGCAAGGGAACTGATCAATAGTTCAAGAGATTGCTGTAAGGGAGCGCCTATCCTGTAAGTGAGGGAAAAGACGAGGGCAATGACCCCGAGAAGGATCGGGATACCGAAAAGGGGACGGGTAAGGACGTGATCAATACGGTCGGTGATAGTAACCTGTCCTAACTTGAACCTCGAAATGGCGGCCCTGGTGATCTCCTCTATCCAGTCGTATCTTCCACCGACAACGGCGTGGAGGGAATCTTCGTGTTCTATGAGAAGCGATTGTATCTTGTTCCAGATAGGGGTTGGTACAAGACCCTCCACCATTTCCGAAATCTCGGGATCTCCTTCCATGAGTTTGGTTGCCACCCACCGAACGGTATAGGGGGGGCGGATATATTTTTCTGTCAGTTCCATGAGTTTGAGGAAAATTTCTCTGTGGTCCCTGGCAACCTCGGGAAGCCTGGGTTTGTACGCCACTTCTCTACGGCTGACGGCGATGACCTGAGAGACGACATCCTTTATTCCCCTGTTTTTCGTGGCAACCATGGGGACAACTGGTATCCCGAGAGACCTTTGGATGGCCTTTATATCAATCTGGATTCCCTGGTCTTCCGCAACATCCATCATATTGATGGCAACGATGACGGGAGGACCTAAGAACAGCAACTCGGTGAGGAGATAGAGGCTTCTTTCGAGCGCCGATGCATTCACCAGCAGGACAATAACGTCGGGTTTTGCACTGATAATAAAATTCCTTGCAATCTTTTCCTCTTCCGAGAAGGCGGTAAGGCTGTATGTGCCGGGAAGGTCCACAATCTGCATCTCCACATCGTCAGAGACAAGAGCGCCTTCTTTTTTCTCCACCGTCTTCCCCGGCCAGTTTCCGACATGCTGGGATAATCCGGTAAGGATGTTGAAAACAGTAGACTTACCCACATTTGGCTGACCGGTGAGGGCAACGAGGAGCTTCCTGCCGTTCTTTGCCTGCTTAATTTCGTCCTGTAAAGGGTGGCTCCTGGACACGAGAATCTTCTCGGCTTCTCCCCTTCCCAGCCCTACCCTTGTATCGCTAACTTGGACAATGACCAGGCCTCCAATGTTTTGGAGGACTTTAATTTTCGTGTTCACCACAATTCCCATGCCGGCCAGTCTCATTGTCAGAGCCCTTCCCCCGGCAATGGCATGGATAATCCCCTCTTCACTCTCTCTCATAGATGTAACAGAAATCAATTCACTATCCATTTTCCCGTTTGTCTTCCCTTCGTGTATATTACGACTTATGACTTACGACCTGGTTACGCCCATCTCTTTTGGCCTGATAGAGGGCTTGGTCGGAGGCCAGGATCAGCTGGTCAGGTGATGAGTCACGGTGGGGGATTAAAGTTGCAACTGAATTTTAAAAATAGACACCCTTGCCTGTGCCTCGATATTCCTCGGCTGGTAGTCTCTTTTCCACCGGTGATGTTCCGTGATCCCGAGAGGGGAGAATGACCGTGGCGGTTGCAGGAATGGTATCATCCCTCCTCTGGTTGATACCGTGGGCATCAATATCCACACAGTACTCTCCATTTTCGTCAACGTACTTTTTGGTAATCTTACCCCGGAACCATACGGCATCGGAAAGATAAACAAACTGGCGGTATTGTGCCGAGCAGGATTTCAACCAGCCTTCGTCACTCATCCAGTTGGTGAGGAGGTTTGTCATCCAGCAGTGCCTTTGTATTCCAGCATCGTAGGCATACCTGGCTCCTGCCCCTTTGGCGGCCGAGACCAAGTAGTGCACACCGTACACCGGTTCCCACGACCCCAGCACAGGGTCACGAAATGCCCACGCCGGGTGTTTCTTATAGTTCCGCAGTTGAACACCATGTGCTGCCAGTTGTACAGGGGCAGCGCCCACGCAGTAAGCGATCATGTCGGTTAATCCGAAAATTCCCTTTACCACAGGCGGTAGTTCATCACCCACATTCACGTCCTCCCACCAGCGGGTATTGGCGCCACGTATCTCTTCTGCCAGGCAATCCTCGTCTACTCTGGCCTGTTCTTCAGGGGTCCAGGGATGAGGCGTCTCGAGATGATCATACTTTCCCTTCCCCTGAGCAGTCTGCTGCCTTGCCGTCTGCCTCTCATATCTGACAAGCATGTTGTATCCCCGTGATACCAGTTCTCCTCTCTGATTCCAATATTCAAATCTCTGGTATTCGAAGACCGTCTTTCCCGCGAACCGGCTGGTCTTGACATCAAAACCGACAAATTTGCACTTAGGGGTAATTTTGTCGTTCATATATACAGGCCTTAAGAATTCCCAATCTGATGCCGAATGATCGGCGTGAATTCCGGCAAGCCCCTGCAATACCCAATGGGGGAAGACACTCGCCACCCAGTTAGGAGAAGCTATCAATGCACCGTATCTGGCTCCTCTTGCGTATTCCTCATCCCGGTAGAGAGGATTGGCATCGCCTATTCCATTGGCGAAGTTTCTCAGTGCCTCGTAGGAGGCATTCTGATTAAAGATATTCCCGATACGGAGATCGAGTCCAATCCTGTCCTCCCACTCAGTTATCCATTCATCCGTTAAAGTGGCCTCAGACAACTGGGCCGCAGTTTCCTCAGATTTTTCCACCATATTTCATTGTCTCCCTTCAAATACTGTAAGCATTCAGCCGTCAGCAATCAGCGATCAGTAAAACAAGTCAAAACAAAATCTTACGTATGAGAAAGCTTGTCTTAGGAGTTGTGGACTTCCCCGTGTATCTTCCTGTTTCAACTGAAAACTGAGGGCTGATAGCTGAACGCTTACCAAATATTAGTTCTGAAATGTGCGTATGGAGTTTAAAAAATCTCCTTCTTCCACAAGATAAGCTGCCAGAACCTTGCCACACGCAGTGCACCTTCTTTCTCGTACAGTAGTACCATGTGACTTGTCTAAAAGGTTCATTTTGGGTGTCATTTTTACGTCACACCAGGGACATGTAAAGTCTCTATCCATTTTTTTCCTTTCTAAAATTGTAGGGGGAATTACTGTTTTGCTATAAGGGTTTCGTATTATCCAATTCTTTGCTACTGTCAAGAGATTTTGTGAAATTTCCCCTGATGACTTACTGTGATTCAGACATTAGACTGAAGGGGAGGAAATGGCAAGAGATGACACAAAGGATAAAGGCATGGCAGTTAGCAAAGGTTTAAGAACACTCCAAGGGTTAATTTCTTATATAGAAAAGTCTAATGTCTAAAGTCTAAAGTCCAGTGTCTGAATTGCAGGATGACTTAAGAATTCATTGCTTTTTCGCCAGAAAAGTAATACGTTGGAAAAACTTTGTAAGGAATAGAGAGGCAGCAATGTCGGATAAAAGTAAGGTAGCAGTTATGTTTTCCGGTGGGACTGATTCCACCTACGCTGCCTGGTCACAGATGCCCTATTATGATGAAATACGTCTCGTGACCTTTGTAAGGCATGGTTTAAAAAAATTACAAAACCCGGAGGGAATCATTGAGCGTCTTCGGAAGGTGTTCCCAGATAAGGAAATTATCTATGATCAGGTAAGCAACGAAGACATATACCAAAAAATGATCCCCCATGAGGAAAAATGGGAAGCCCATCAGTTAGTCCTTAGCCAGGAAATAGGTCCGCTCTGGGAAGACCCGCATGGCCAGCGTTCAGGACGGGAAACGTATGACGCTAAAAAGGTTACACTGTTTATGGCAAATGAATGTTTACAGTGTAAAATAGCAATGCATCTTGCGGCAATAAAATACTGTAGAGAAAATAATATTACCCATCTTTGCGATGGTGGCAATGTTGAACAACTGGATGACGGTTCTCAACTCGAGGAGGTTAAGGCTATTGCCCGTGAAATTTTTGGTCGGTTTGGTATCCACTATTTCTCACCGGTATTACATGTTTCTGCAGAAGAAAGGTGCAAGGCCCTGTTTGAAGCGGGGATCACTGATCATTTAGACCATAAGCAGCTTGAAAAAGCCCACCAGATCCCATCGTCACAGGTCCAGTGTACAGTGCCGTCATCCGTCCTATGGACGGTTTGTATCTTCCCCTGGTTGGTGTACGACGGTCAATCCTGTAGTGAATATGTCGAGATGTGTTGCAATTATTACAAGTATGAGATGGAGAGAGGTTTAGAAATCATGGACTTGAAACCTTAGTCATCAGTCATCAGTCATCAGTCATACGTCTTATGTCATACGTCTTATGTCTTTTGACTTACGACTTACGACTTATGACTTATGACTTACGACTTATGACTTATGACTTACGACTTGCAACTCAATAATTATATCATCCCCCTTCCGGGAAACTTTTTTGTAAGACAATCTAAAGGCATCAGCGGTGATTTTGCTTCCCAGATCACCTACCGCCTCGATCCCCTTTCCTATGATTTTGGGAGCAATGACAATTATCACCCTGTCGGCCAGTTCCTCTTTTAAAGTAGAGGTGATAATTTCCGCACCCCCTTCCACGAGGATCGAGGAGACGTTTCTCTTTCCCAGTTCGGTGAGGAGTTTTTTCAGGTTTATACGGCAGTCATTATCCTGTGCGACCGGCAGTATTTCAATCCCCATCTCCTCCAGGCGGGCACGTTTTTTAAAGCTGGCCTGACAGGTGGTGGCGATGATCGTCTTTGCTATCTCCTGATTTTTAAGAACCCGCGCCTTCAGGGGGATGCGCAGGTGGGAATCAACGACGATCCTTACCGGATTTCTTCCCCTCACGAGGCGTACGGTCAAATCTGGATCATCCTGGAGAACAGTACCGATGCCGACCAATATACCATCGTGGATACTTCTCAGTGTGTGGGCAAACCTGAGAGAAGCAGTAGAGCTGATCCATCGGGAATCGCCCGTGCTGCCGGCAATTCTTCCGTCGAGACTCTGGGCGAACTTGAGGGTCACAAAGGGTATCCGGGTCTTGATGAACTTAAAAAACCTTTCATTGAGCTGTTTGCATTCTTTTTCAAGGATGCCGAGGGTTGTTTCAATGCCGTGGTTTTTGAGGGCCTCGATGCCTTTGCCCGTGACGAGGGGATTCGGGTCAGAGGTTCCGATGACCACCCTAACAGGCTTACAGGCGATAAGGGTTTCGACGCAGGGGGGAGTCCTGCCGTAATGGTTGCACGGTTCCAGAGTAACATAGAGGGTTGCATCTTCGATTGCCTCCGAGGCATTACGGATGGCATTGATTTCGGCATGGTTACCCCCGAATCTCTCATGGTATCCTTCTCCGATAATCCGGTCTTCCTTTACGATGACGGCACCGACCATGGGATTGGGACTTACCCATTTCTCCCCCCTTCTGGCGAGCCTCAAGGCCCGTCGCATGTAAAATTTGTCTGTCAAGATTTCACAACTTCCTTTCAGGAGTCAGAATCCAGAAGAAAATCATCTCCATTCTAACCCCCATGGCTTGTTGCCACAACGAAGCATGAAAATCCCCCCTTACCCCCCTTTGGTAAAGGGGGGATTTTCATATAAACTCTTAATTTTTAACTTATATGTGTAGATTATGCAATACAGAATTTTTATTGTTGATGGTTCTTGAAATATGTTGTAGAAATATCTCAAGATTATCTTATGGTGAAGGGGGATGGGCATGAAAGGAGTCGTATTGGCCGGAGGACTGGGGAGCCGATTATATCCGCTGACAAAAGTGACGAACAAACATCTTCTTCCAGTTTACAATGAGCCCATGATCTACTATCCCATCAGGACTCTAATAAATGCCGATATTGACGAGATCCTGATCGTAACCGGTGGGAACAACGCCGGGGACTTTCTCAAACTTTTAGGTAACGGGAGAGACTTTGGTCTCAGGCATCTCAATTATACCTATCAGGAAGGAGAAGGAGGGATCGCCGCCGCCCTCTCTCTGGCAGAATTTTTTGCCGATGACGGGAAGGTCATTGTTGTCCTCGGCGATAATATTATTGAAAAGAATATCCGAAAGACTGTTGAATCTTTTAAAAGACAAAAGGAGGGTGCCAGAATCGTGCTGAAAGAGGTGCCTGACCCACAGCGTTTTGGTGTCCCCGTATTCGATGGTGACAGGATTGTTTGTGTTCTCGAAAAACCATCTTCTCCCCCCTCTAATTATGCGGTAACCGGGATCTATATGTATGACAGACAAGTCTTTGATTTTATAAAAATGTTGGAACCATCGGAAAGGGGAGAGCTGGAAATTACGGATGTCAATAATTTTTATATCAGGGAAGGAAAGATGGAATGGGATATCCTGGATGGCTGGTGGACGGATGCCGGCACCTTTCAGTCCCTTCAATATGCGGGGAATATGGTGGCGGAAACGGGGGCAAACAAGTTGTGAGATTACAGGGAAGCTCTGGAGTCTGGGGTGGTGAGCTCCAGTTTTTGTAAGGGGAATTAACGGGATATGATTGAAGGAGTCATTATTAAAAAGTTGAGGGTTATTCCCGATGAACGGGGTAGATTGATGGAGCTCCTGCGTGCCGATGATGAGATGTATAAGGGATTCGGCCAGGTGTATATGACGACCGCCTATCCCGGGGTGGTTAAGGGATGGCATTATCATAAAAGGCAGTCCGACAACATGGTCGTGGTCAAGGGGATGATGAAGATTGTTCTCTATGACAGTCGTCGGGATGCGGCGACCTATGGTGAAGTCGCCGAATTCTTTGCCGGCGAGCACAACCCTATTTTAGTGCACATCCCCCCTTACGTCTATCACGGGTTTAAATGTGTCTCCACGGAGGAGGCCGTAGCGATCAATATCCCTACAGAGACGTACAATTATCAGGAGCCGGATGAATTCAGAGTGCATCCCCACGATAATGATATTCCTTATGATTGGGAGAGAAAGGATGGTTAGGTCAGTCGTCAGTCATCAGTCATCAGTCTATAGGCGATAGGCAAGGGGCAAGGGGTAGAAGGGTCGTTATGGGTGTGTTTTTAGATATCGTCATAGGCATGGGGGGCGCTGTCGTGGGAAGTTTTCTCAATGTCTGTATTTATCGCATCCCTGAAGGCCGGTCAATAGTTTTCCCGTCTTCCCATTGCCCGGAATGCAAGCATCCCATTAAACCATGGGATAACATCCCTCTCGTCAGTTATCTTATTTTAAGGGGAAGATGCCGCCACTGTGAGGGGAAAATTTCCCTTCAGTATCCTGTTGTCGAGCTGATCACGGCCGTTATGGCCTTGCTTCTCTTCTGGAAATTTGGCCTGTCTCTGAAATTCCTCTTTTCTTTTATCTTTATCTGTTCTTTAATAGTTATTACTTTTATAGATTTTCACCATCAGATTATACCCGATTTGATAACCCTGCCCGGTATCCCCCTATTTTTCCTGGGGGCGGTTTTTTTCATGGATATTCACGTAGTAGAGGCGCTTCTGGGGATATTGCTGGGGGGCGGGATCCTGTATATCATTGCTTTCGTGTATGAACTGCTGACGAAGAGAGAGGGGATGGGAGGGGGAGATATCAAGCTGCTGGCCATGTTAGGGGCATTTTCCGGGTGGAAGTCCCTGTTGTTTATCCTCCTTTTGAGTTCTTTCCTCGGCGCTCTTGTCGGCATTACGGTGATGATTGTAAAGGGGAAGGACATGAAATATGCCATTCCTTTCGGTCCCTTTCTATCCTTTGCAGCGGTGGCCTATATCTTCTTTGGTGGTTACTTTATGCAATTTTTTCTCTTAACAGCGCCGCCCTAAGATGACGCGAAAATCACAGATGATAGGGAGAATTCACCGGTTTGGGTCATTAAAAGCGAGCGCAACGACCGGATTTCGGGGTAGTATTTCTAAGGTTACGTTATTAGAGACATTGCGTATTATTAAGCGAATAGTGGTATGTCCTACGTCTTATGTCTTTTGACTTTTGACTTACGACTTATGACTTATGACTTATGACTTATTTAAGATGGCATATTCTTTGCTATTCTATTTCACGTAGTGATGCCATGAGGATCGAAAGAGGTAAGGGTTTTACCCTTATAGAACTCATGATCGTTATTGCGATCATGGGGATTATGGCGGCCATTGCCGTTCCCAGTTACCAGACCTTCATGGCCCAGAGACGACTCAATGGGGCGGCCAGGCAGGTTATGTCTGATCTCATGAATGCCAGAATGATGGCCGTGACCCAGAACCGCAATGTTCAGGTCACCTTCCCAACGTCGGCCGCCGCCAGTTACACGATCGACGCGACGGGCGTGCCGGTGGTGAAAAATATTCAGACGCTCTATGGGTATTATGATGTGACGGTGTGGGGAAACAACAACCCGACCTTTACGGCCAGCGGCCGAATAGCAGCTTTCACAAATCCAAAGATCACCCTGGAGAGCACGACGTTGTCCGGAACGAAGAAAGAGGTGACCGTCAGCTCGGCCGGGCGGGTAAAGATAAACTGATACGCCATAGTTAGGCTGCTTCAACCGTCAAGTGGCAGGAACTTAATTTCTGTGGTATAAACTATGAACAGGGAACGAAGAAAAGTGATAGGCAATATTTTTGCTGATGCTGCTAAATATACTCTCACAGCAGGTGTAATTAGTAGCTTTTTGGCAGGTAAATACTCTCTGTTAGCCCGACTATCGGCTCTTCGCGGGGGCACTGTGAAATCCATGCGAGTTCTAAAATGAGGTGAAACATGAATGTGGTCACAGTTAATGAAGCAAAACGCAATCTCGATTTGCTGATTGCAAAGGTTATTTCGAATGCTGAACCAACCATTATCACCACGGATACAGGTCAGCAGATCGTTCTCTTACCCTTGGACGAGTTCAACGCATGGCAAGAAACGGCCTATCTCTTGTCTAACCCAGCCAATGCGGCTCATCTCCGCCAGTCTATCGCAGAGGCACAGATAGGGAAGATAGTCGAACGTGAGCTGATTGAGCCAAGAGGTTAGTTTTTACTGAATCCGCGTGGCAGGACTATTTGTGGTTTCAAGAGAAGGATCGTCAGTTGTTGAAGCGGATCAACCAGTTGATTAAGGACACACTGCGTACACCCTTTGAGGGACTGGGAAAACCCGAACATCTGAAGGCAGACCTATCGGGCTATTGGTCACGGCGAATCAACGACGAACACCGTTTGGTTTATGATGTGACCAAAACAGACCTCGTGATTATTTCTTGTCGCTATCACTACACAAAATAGTTGATCCTCACTGCTGCAACTTGTACGAGGACGGCTTGTGAAAGCGAAGAGCGGGCTAACAACGTGTTTGCGATACTTTGCTAAATCTATTCGGGACTTCGCAAACACGCAAATTGTTAATTGGTAAAAGGCGAGAAAGGGAATTTAGGGAGTTGAAAGCTTAAATACTGGTATGGGGGGCAAAAAAAAAGATTATACCGATGTCTGGATTACGTAATAATAAGG of the Syntrophales bacterium genome contains:
- a CDS encoding prepilin peptidase, with the protein product MGVFLDIVIGMGGAVVGSFLNVCIYRIPEGRSIVFPSSHCPECKHPIKPWDNIPLVSYLILRGRCRHCEGKISLQYPVVELITAVMALLLFWKFGLSLKFLFSFIFICSLIVITFIDFHHQIIPDLITLPGIPLFFLGAVFFMDIHVVEALLGILLGGGILYIIAFVYELLTKREGMGGGDIKLLAMLGAFSGWKSLLFILLLSSFLGALVGITVMIVKGKDMKYAIPFGPFLSFAAVAYIFFGGYFMQFFLLTAPP
- a CDS encoding type II toxin-antitoxin system prevent-host-death family antitoxin codes for the protein MNVVTVNEAKRNLDLLIAKVISNAEPTIITTDTGQQIVLLPLDEFNAWQETAYLLSNPANAAHLRQSIAEAQIGKIVERELIEPRG
- a CDS encoding GspH/FimT family pseudopilin; protein product: MTYLRWHILCYSISRSDAMRIERGKGFTLIELMIVIAIMGIMAAIAVPSYQTFMAQRRLNGAARQVMSDLMNARMMAVTQNRNVQVTFPTSAAASYTIDATGVPVVKNIQTLYGYYDVTVWGNNNPTFTASGRIAAFTNPKITLESTTLSGTKKEVTVSSAGRVKIN